In a single window of the Niabella ginsenosidivorans genome:
- a CDS encoding glycoside hydrolase family 43 protein: MPFTVKGQGPAGQNPLLADPTIFYYKGIYYLYGTNGHNANEGFTAYTSADQRNWFYRGIVLKKGTSFGTRGFWAPQVVHYKGRFYMAYTADEHIAIAVADSPLGPFQQQEIKALDTSVKMIDPFLLFEKDKVYLYHVRLQNGNRIFVGEMNKDLSAIKTATVKECIHADAGWENTANAKWGVTEGPTVVKRGRYYYLIYSANDFRNPDYAVGFATGTSPYGPWEKYSGNPVLSQQTTGNNGTGHGDLFKDAQGNWHYVFHTHYAAATVAPRRTALIRVTFEKTANGEEVITADPRTFHFLNVVQ, translated from the coding sequence ATGCCTTTTACTGTAAAAGGTCAGGGCCCTGCTGGGCAGAACCCGTTACTGGCGGACCCAACGATCTTTTATTATAAAGGAATTTATTATTTGTACGGCACAAACGGACACAATGCCAATGAAGGGTTTACCGCTTATACTTCTGCTGATCAGCGTAACTGGTTTTACAGGGGAATTGTGCTTAAAAAAGGAACCAGTTTTGGAACCCGGGGTTTCTGGGCACCGCAGGTAGTACATTATAAGGGCCGGTTTTATATGGCCTATACAGCGGACGAACATATTGCCATTGCTGTAGCGGATAGCCCGTTGGGGCCATTTCAGCAGCAGGAAATAAAGGCCCTGGATACTTCTGTAAAAATGATTGACCCCTTTTTGCTCTTTGAAAAAGATAAAGTGTATTTATATCATGTACGCCTTCAGAATGGGAACCGGATTTTCGTTGGGGAAATGAATAAAGACCTGAGCGCTATAAAAACGGCTACAGTAAAGGAATGCATTCATGCTGATGCCGGCTGGGAAAATACCGCAAATGCTAAGTGGGGAGTAACAGAAGGCCCCACAGTAGTAAAACGCGGACGTTATTATTACCTGATCTATTCTGCCAACGATTTCCGCAACCCCGATTATGCCGTAGGCTTTGCAACAGGCACATCGCCTTACGGTCCCTGGGAAAAATATTCCGGTAATCCTGTTTTATCTCAACAGACCACCGGAAACAATGGAACAGGGCATGGTGATCTGTTTAAAGACGCGCAGGGCAACTGGCACTATGTTTTTCATACGCATTATGCTGCTGCAACGGTTGCACCGCGCAGAACGGCCCTGATCAGGGTGACTTTTGAAAAAACTGCTAACGGAGAGGAGGTGATCACTGCGGATCCCCGTACTTTCCATTTCTTAAATGTTGTTCAATGA
- a CDS encoding cellulase family glycosylhydrolase — translation MKKVIFFERLMTGLLALVTAGVMIISCATPESKKPDGKDSLAGRREIWTQEQANNWYAGQPWYVGADFLPSTAINQLEMWQAETFDTATIDKELALAESIGMNVMRVYLHDLVFENDEQGFYDRINQFLQIADKHHIKILFTIFDSCWDPFPKAGKQRAPRPFVHNSGWVQSPGQAALKDSAQYPRLEQYVKSIVGKFANDQRIIAWDVWNEPDNMTGPSYEKVEIPDKVALVLPLLKKTFEWARSANPSQPLTSGVWAGNWQSDSTLKPVEKLQLQESDIVSFHCYDDSATLHKKIDELKRYNRPLWCTEYMARPNKSTFQSSLPVAKANKVAMINWGFVDGKSQTKYPWDSWTKTYTSEPPLWFHDIFHKDGTPYKQDEVDFIKSMTGKK, via the coding sequence ATGAAGAAAGTGATTTTTTTTGAGCGACTGATGACCGGGTTGCTGGCTTTAGTTACCGCAGGGGTAATGATCATCTCCTGTGCAACCCCTGAAAGTAAAAAACCGGACGGGAAGGATTCCCTGGCAGGCCGCAGGGAAATCTGGACGCAGGAGCAGGCAAATAACTGGTATGCCGGTCAGCCCTGGTATGTGGGCGCCGACTTTCTGCCCAGCACTGCCATCAACCAGTTAGAGATGTGGCAGGCGGAGACATTTGATACCGCTACTATTGATAAAGAACTGGCCCTCGCCGAATCGATCGGCATGAATGTGATGCGTGTTTACCTGCATGACCTTGTGTTTGAAAATGATGAGCAGGGTTTTTATGACCGCATCAATCAATTCCTGCAAATAGCAGACAAGCACCATATAAAAATATTGTTTACGATCTTTGATTCCTGCTGGGATCCTTTTCCAAAGGCAGGAAAGCAGCGGGCTCCCAGGCCGTTTGTGCATAATTCCGGCTGGGTGCAAAGCCCGGGACAGGCCGCCTTGAAGGACTCTGCCCAATACCCGCGCCTTGAACAATATGTAAAGTCCATTGTTGGAAAATTTGCAAATGACCAGCGCATTATAGCCTGGGATGTATGGAATGAACCGGACAACATGACCGGCCCATCCTATGAAAAGGTAGAAATACCGGATAAGGTAGCGCTGGTGCTTCCTTTGCTGAAAAAGACATTTGAATGGGCCAGGTCTGCAAACCCGTCCCAGCCGCTTACATCTGGGGTTTGGGCGGGTAACTGGCAATCAGACAGCACTTTAAAGCCTGTTGAAAAACTGCAGCTTCAGGAATCCGATATTGTTTCCTTCCATTGTTATGATGATTCCGCAACATTGCATAAAAAAATTGATGAATTAAAGCGGTATAACCGGCCGCTGTGGTGCACTGAATATATGGCACGTCCCAATAAAAGCACGTTCCAGAGCTCCCTGCCTGTTGCAAAGGCAAACAAGGTAGCCATGATCAACTGGGGCTTTGTGGACGGGAAATCGCAAACCAAGTACCCCTGGGACAGCTGGACAAAGACCTATACTTCAGAGCCCCCGCTCTGGTTTCATGATATTTTCCATAAGGATGGAACACCTTATAAACAGGATGAGGTGGATTTTATTAAGTCAATGACGGGGAAAAAATAA